The region CTATATCCCATGGGGCGAAGCAAGGACGTCTTTCGAGAGCCGGAGATATTTAAGCCGACGCGGTGGGAGAAGTCAGAGAGGCACGCGGCCGGGGGGACGGGGCCGGGCAGTGGGTTCCTCTCTCTGGCCTTCGGCTTTGGGGCGAGGCAGTGCTTGGGGAGGAGGATCGCTGATAATGAGATGCAACTGCTGCTGTTTCATGTGAGTgcgtcagagagaggagagcggacAGGCCGTCTGAACCGAGCACATCTGCGCTAAAAGAAGGACGGGTGAAACtaagataaaaatgttttgtgtgtggaaaAAGCAGGCTTGTTTTCAAGACTAGATTCCGTCTTTGAAGTGAAGTGAAATCACACAGCTTCCCTCCCTCTtgttctctcgttctctctctcaggatgcAGACAGGTGTTATTAGCACGACAGGAGGGAgttattctttctctttctctccacagATCCTGTTGAACTTCCGTCTCAGTGTTTCCTCCCCTGACAACATAAAGACCAAATATACTATCAtcctacagccagagacacccCCCAGCATCACCTTTACTCTCCTCTGACCAATTCAGCTCCATTTTGAATTCAGCTCACAATCCATCCGTCGCTGATGTGTTACACTACAGATCTTAGTTCAACACGATGCGTATGCTCTGATCATTCTACTTTCTTGCAATATGTTTCACCACAGTCATTTTTGTTGACACAATGCAGAAAtaaactgactgactgaatatTTAAGAttctttctatttatttatatgtttatttacttatttaagtCGGCGTAGTAGTCGCGGAACCGTCTTACATGCCCACGAGATGGCGACGAAAACCAATACAGTCATATTATTTTATCGCGCTGGCTCGTCTCTACTTTGATCCCGCACTTCCAGATTCTGGCAAAGTGTTCTTCGCTCCTGAGTTGAAGGTTTgtggccacagcttttgtttaCTTTTCAAACTTGCAGAATGTTTGTGAATATTGGTCAGTTTTCTCTGTTATGTTTTTCTCAGTGTTCTCTGATTATGTTTCATTTGCGATTACACTTTCTGTGCATTGCTTTTAACGATATTGTGCGTAAATTGGTTGCCATGTCTTGTACAGTAATTTCCATGGCTGCAtttatgttttccatttaaAGCTCCAAACAGATGTCATGGTAATGAGGTTAACAGTCAGTCAAATGGATGccaaaacctttttcttttgaaattcTATAATCaagcttttattttgatttaagtTCAGTTCGGTGGTGTTTACCTTTATCTGGCAATATTTGATGCTTTAGTTTCGTTTTAGCTCCATATTTAAGTAATAACTCGATGAATTCCAACCATTAATTTGACGTAACTGTATAAGAGTGCATTGTAGACCAAATTCCTGTGAGGGAGAAGGGTGGCgtgttttgcataattatttctGGCACTGATCTCCACTTCAAAACTCTTTTTTACACTACACTGCATTCTTGGATCACACGGTGTATTGACGGGGCTTGTCTCGATCGCATTGGTAAAAATTGGTATGAAAAGTGTGTAGTGGTGCGTCAAGATATCCACCGAGACAGCGAGGATGGGCTTTGCACAACACTGTCTGCGCTGCTGCAGCTCAAAGGTCTGTTTGTCTACTGGCTACTGATTTACCACACTTGGAAGAAACCGAGTTCAGATTAATCACCAGACCAAAGGAGGGAAAGGGGTGCGGGCAATGCTTGCACAGCACCACACCCCCAGAATCAAGCTGTGTTTGGTCAGAGGAGGGTTCCctttaatgccattaatgcgTACTGTACCCCTGGAGTCCAGTTTACTGAAACATTGAAATTCTTTACAaaatgtgaaggtgtgtgtctTCATCCTTGAGTTTGGAGTTtgtaggttttttgtttttgctggggTTTCCTCTGGCCCCTCACTGACAGGACTGCTTGTCCACGTGAATGCATAGTGACTGTGTGATTAGGAGgtggagggaaaggggggggcagcagagaggaagGGAGCAATGAATGGAGTGCTTGAACTTGGTAGTCAGAAAGAGAGGTGCActtacagagagacaggctgaCAGAGATAGCTACACAGACAAATcccaaaaaagatatattttagTCACAAGTATAGGCAGAAAGAAACCATTCTGGCTATATATTCATACAGACACAGGTTCATAAAATCAGAGAAACTGAGAAGAATTGCAAGTGCACGTGAACACAGAGGCGCGTCAGAGCTAGACACAGGACGAAGGAACCCTATAGTGCAGTGCACTGTTGGTCAGGATGGCAGGTAAGTGTTTTCATGATGGTTTACCCTTCTGCCTATCTACTGAAAGATGGCTGTATTGCTGTAGTTTCTATGGTCAGGTATGGGATCAGAGTGGCCTACAGTGATTGTGCTTCTCCTGTCTGTACCAGGCTGGGTCAGCCCGTGTCGTGGTCGCAAACTAAGAGCTACAGATTCAGCTGTTTTAAGAGCATGTGGATCAGTCAGCATGGTGAAAAGGTCATTCCACCCAAATCGCAAAACATCCTGGTCATCTAGGAAATCATGGACTTTGGTGTTTTGCTGACAATGACTATGAtgctttctggaaaaaaaattataataataataatattaataattcacCTACAGAATACAGACTAATTTCTGAACTAAACATTCTATAATATATAAGTATTGATATATACAAAGTCTCTTGCTACTGTGGCTTTGTGAAGCTTTATTTTGTAGTTTTCACTAGTTAATGATAATTTGCTGTTCATATATCTGCTGCTTTACCTGTAGCTAGGTGCAGATGACTTCACAGAATGGTTTTCTGGTGAATGATTTTATGGATTTCTTTTGTCACTTCTAGGCAAAGCACTGTTTGTGTTGCCATGGCTTTTTGACATTACCAGAGACACCGGGGAGTTGTAAGTGGAGGAGTAATGTTGGCAAACCGAGGCAGACTCCCTCACTGCCATAAAACAGCCTGCGTTCATCTCTGAGAACATTAGTGTCCCTGCACACTGTGCATCGCAGCAGTGCTATCTGTACACCAGAACTCCTTCCAACTTCACCCACTTAGTCATTATGTTTCAGTGGTCCTGTCATTCTCAGTGCCACGGTGTCTTTACCCGGTTACTTAGCCCTTGTGCATCTCTCTCAGGGCCAGAGCAAGACCAGAATGGACTGCCCAAGCAGATAATAGTCCTATTCTTTTGGTGTCATTTGACAGCATGGATTGTGAGGTCTGCCAGGTAGTGTTTCCTTGTAGTCTCCTCTCCagccacctgtctgtctgttcgtACATCCTATCTgtccgtctgcctgtctgtctgtgtctgactccTGAGGGAACCAGATCCGCAGGAGTGCTCTGACCTACTTCTGCCTCAGCAGAGCCGCGCCTTCCTCATGCTATTCCACGCACACAGCGACTCACTCTGGGATCTGCGTGTCGTGTAGGAACGTGTTTGTGgactctctttctcctcttgcctgctctctctctcttgcccgctcgttccctctgtctctctctctctctctctctctctctctctctctccctctgtctgtctctctctctccctctgtctgtctctctcgctctccctctgtctctctctctccctctgtctgtctctctcgctcgctcgctccctctgtctctctccctctgtctgtctctctctctctctccctctgtctgtctgtctctctctccctctgtctgtctctctctctctctccctctgtctgtctgtctctctctctccctctgtctgtctctctctctctctccctctgtctctctctctcgctcgctccctctgtctctctctctctctctctctccctctgtctgtctctctcgctctccctctgtctgtctctctctccctctgtctgtctctctctctctccctttgtctgtctctctctctctctccctctgtctgtctctctctctcgctccctctgtctgtctctctttctctcactcgctccctctgtctctctctctctgtttctttctcctctcacctgctctctctctctcgctcgctccgTTGCCGTGAGAAGAAGCTGAATGATGCTGTACGTCATGAAGGGCCCCAAGGCCAGCTCTGACAATGTATTCCCCCTCCCAACCTCAGCGGGTGCTGCGGAAAGTATGGATCCCTGTCTCGGCTGTAATCTCCTCACCACCTTTCCTGCTCTCACAGTCAATGCAGGTGGAGGCAATATCGGCCCTATTCCACTGCTTCCGTTACATGTAAAATGACCCTGAATGAACGCAcaggaacagagtgtgtgaaaATGGAAGTCGCTTTGTTAAGAGGCGCTGAACGCGTCCTCGCCCTGTCTGTGCACGCCAGCGCGTTGCGTGCTAACGGGCCGCTCCCCTCGCAGCTCGAATCCGGCGCTACTCCGACAGCATGTCTCTCCCAGACTCCTtcatccagcagcagcagctcgaCGCCTCCATGGCCGACACCTTCCTGGAGCACCTCTGCCTGCTCGACATCGACCAGCAGCCAATCACGGCCCGCAACACCAGCATCATCTGCACCATCGGTGAGAAGGGCCCGCCTCTTTACCCCGCACCCACCCGCCCCAACAAAAGAGGGATTTTTGTGGGTGCAGCTGTAATCTGAGTGAAACCAGTATTGATTTGCTGTCCCCTGTATTGACCTGTTGCCAGGGTGTTGGACCCGGCAGACCTGCTGAGTTACTGAGGTGTCGAAGGACACAGTGACATTTCAGCGCATTTCTGATTTTTGGCAATTTCTTTCTGCTCTtgtccccctttctctctccctctcctgaatctctctctctcacattctctctctttgtcgctctctctccctctctctctccctcccctccccctcactctctttctctctccctctcgctctctccttctctctctgtcactctctccctcccctccccctctctctctccttctctctctccctctctctctctcactctctccctctctctctctctctctctctcactctctccctctctctctccctccctctccctctctctctctctctctctctccctccctctccctctctctccctctctctctctctctctctcaggacctGCTTCTCGCCCTGTCCCCAGGCTTCAGGAGATGGTGAAGGCTGGAATGGACATTGCCAGACTGAACTTCTCCCACGGGTCTCACGAGGTGTGCCTGCGTGTCTCATGAGTCAGCCTGCAGTCCGGCCAGGCTTCTGCACCGTGTCAGCCTCTCTGACAGGTCTGTCTTTCCGCCAGTACCATGGAGAGACCATCAAGAACATCCGGGAGGCAGTTACCACCCTGACCACGGACCCTCTGTACTACCGCCCTGTTGCTATTGCTCTGGACACTAAGGGTCCAGAGATCCGCACCGGGCTCGTAAGAGGGGTAAGCTTACATCCTGGAAGGGATATCGACCACTCCATCGATTAGACAGGAGCTACATAGTCACTGGGCTTAAATTTACTACCTACTGGTCTAGAGCAGAGGTGGCCAATGGTTTTCATGCCACCTTCTGCCCATAGTTACATAATTAGCCCTAACAGTTACACCCTTACATTTTAGCCACATTGCTCGATaagtgcatgaatgacagctaCTGTACGCGTGTGTCCCTGTATGAGGTgtatgaaatgtgatctaatctacAAGTGAACTAGCGTTGGTGTAtacagccaattagctcatttagccagggtaattggcgGAAACAAGAAACCTGCATGCGCacctgccctccaggaccagaattgtCCACCCCTAGTCTAGAGTGACTGTTTATTGGGCCGAGTGAAGCAAGTCCAATAGGTTGAAGTGACTTACTGGGGTGGTAAATTGGCACTGGATTGGTCAATGAGCAATGTGAACTGACTGTGTAAGAGGCTTTCCCCATGCAGGGTGATGGCCTGAGTCATGGAAAAGACGTGAATTACAGCTTGACTCGGGCCTGCAGGCCGCCACTGTCTCTGTGCTGGATAATGGCCCTGCAGATGATAgctgctcctctccctcctccccaatCCTATGAGCTACCTAGGGCTGCGCCGTGGAAATGAAATGGACTGTGTAATTGAATTTACTGGGTAATGCATCGACAGGAGGGAGCGATGCGCAGTACTGTCTATACAGGGCTGTTTGGCAATATGAGAGTGCATAATGTTGTAATTTCCTGGGTGTGTGGTTTGAACATCCGTGTACTTCtctgctgtgtgcgtgtgcgttttgtgtgcgtgtgtgtgtggcatgtgggCGCGTGTggctgcgtgtgtctgtgcggtgTGGTCTGTGCACGTACAGCAGGTAGACGGGGAGGTGGAACTGGAGCGGGGGGCGGAGGTTCGGCTGGTCACGGCGGAGAGTGAGAGGAACAGCACGGATGGGGCCACTGTGTGGGTTGATTACCCCAGTCTGCCCCTTGTGGCAGAAAAGGGGAAAACAATCTTCATCGACGACGGGCTCATCGGACTGAAAGTCCTGGAGACAGGTAATTCGCACAGGTGCCTTTAAAGTGCGTTCAGACATGTACAGGCCTGGAGCCTGCTACTTTACAGCAGCTGGTGCCCCACAGCACTCAGGATAATGATGTTCATCCATAATACACCATTTACTGCTCCCCCACTAAGACGACCCTAAAACTTCAATTTCCCACTTCAGCACCAACTGTACGTTTTTAGTATTGATATAGCTTTTACTATTCATggtgtataaataataataaatgataataacGATATTTGTTAAATATGTGCAACATTTTAAAGAATCATTATTCATCATAATGGTAATGGTTTTATAATATATGCATACAATTATTAACTACAATTAACTATATcatcaaaataatttataatgatTGAGTATTGTTatttacattcactgagcacttactttattacacctacttattcatgtgattatctaatcagccaattgggtggcagcagtacaatgcatagaCTCATGTAGAtaggggtcaggagcttcagttaatattcatatcaaccatcagaatggggaaaaatgtaatctaagtgactttgaccgtggaatgattgttggtggcagacagggtggtttgagtatctcacaaactgctgatctccgggaattttcacgcacactagccTCTAGTTTGCAAAAagagtggtgcaaaaaaacaaaaataaatccagtgagcagcagttctgcagacagaaacaccttgttaatgagcgaggtcagaggtgaatggccagactggtcaaagctgacagtaacgcaaataaccacacattataaaagtgatatgcagaagagcatctctgaatgcacaacacatcataactcttaagtggataggctacagcagtagaagtctaataagtcaaataataagtctaataaatagctaataaagtgctcaatgagtgtaatTAATAATGATTGAGTATTGTTacttatacagtactgtgcaaaagttttaggcaggtgtgaaaaaatgctataaaataagaatgctttcaaaaatagaaatgataatagtttatttttatcaatgaacaaaatgcatgaacaaaagaagtgaatgaacagtagaaaaatctaaatcaaatcagtatttgctgtgaccaccctttgccttcaaaacagcatcaattcttctaggtatacttgcacacagtttttgaaggaacttggcaggtaggttattccaaacatcttggagaaccagccacagttcttctgttgatttaggcagcctcaaatgcttctgtatCTTCATGTAAtctcagacagactcgatgatgttgagatcagggctctgtgggggccataccatcacttccaggacaccttgtttacactgaagatagttcttaatgacattggttgtatgtttggggtcgttgtcctgctgtttggggtcgttgtcctggggccaatcagatgcctccctgatggtattgcatgatggataagtatctgcctgtacttctcagcattgaggagaccattaattctgaccaaatccccaactccatttgcagaaatacagCCCCAAACTTGCGAGGAACcttcaccatgcttcactgttgcctacagacactcattcttgtaccactctccagcccttcgccgaacaaactgccttctgctacagccaaatatttcacattttgacagtCCAGAGAGCCTGCTGCCaattttctgcaccccagttcctgtttttttttagtgcatagttgagtcgcttggccttgtttccacatcggaggtatggATTTtcggccacaattcttccatgaccagacttctccgcacagtatatgggtgtacctgggtcccactggtttctgccaattctgagctgatggcactgctggacatcttcagattgcgaagggaagtaagcatgatgtgtctttcatctgctgcactgcgtctacggtcctcaacgtggcccgtttctttgtgcttcttgaactgagcttggacagcacatctggaaacccctgtctgccttgagatttctgcctgggagaaatctcacccagttttaaccctcctacacagctgtttctgtttcagttaatgattgtgtttcaacctacatagtAGATTGATGATCATTaactcctgtttggtataattggttaatcacacacctgactatatgcctacaaaatccctgactttgtgcaagtgtacctagaagaattgatgctggttggAAGGCAatgggtggtcacaccaaatatttatttgattaagATTTTTTCACAGCTGccaaaaacttttgcacagtactgtatatattgtcaTGGCAGCGGTGCTGTCCCCTGTCCTCAGGGCCGGACTGGGTGCAGACGCGGGTGAAGAGTGGGGGGCTCCTGTGCAGCAGGAAAGGGGTGAACCTGCCGGGGGCCGACCTGATCAACATGCCGGCGGTCAGCGCTCAGGACGAGGCGGACCTGCGCTTCGGCGTGACCCAGGGGGTGGACATGGTGTTCGCCAGCTTCATCCGCAACGCAGAGGACGTGCGCGCGGTGCGCAGGGCGCTCGGGGAGCAGGGCAAGGACATCAAAGTGGTCAGCAAGGTGGAGAGCCGCCAGGGCGTACGCAAGTGAGTGTCTCAGagtgtctcagtctgtctcagtgtgtctgtctgtctcagtctgtcgcagtgtgtctcagtgtttctcagagtgtctcagtctgtctcagtgtgtctcagtgtgtctcagagtgtctcagtctgtctcgGAGTGTCTCAGTGTTTCTcagtctgtctcagtgtgtctcggattgtctcagtgtgtcttagtgtgtctcagagtgtctcagtgtgtctcagagtgtctcagtctgtctcagtctgtctcagtctgtctgtctgtctcagtctctcagtctgtctcagtgtgtctcagtgtgtctcagtctgtctcagagtgtctcagtctgtctcagtctgtctcagtgtgtctcagtctgtctcagagtgtctcagtgtgtctcagtgtatctcagtgtgtctcagtgtgtctcagagtgtctcagtgtatctcagtgtgtctcagtctgtcgcagtgtctcagtgtgtctcagtttgtctcagtgtgtctcagagtgtctcagtgtgtctcagtctgtctcagtgtgtctcagagtgtctcagtgtgtctcagtctgtctcagtgtgtctcagagtgtctcagtctgtctcagagtgtctcagtctgtctcagtgtgtctcagagtgtctcagtgtgtctcagtgtgtctcagtctgtctcagtgtgtctccgAGTGTCTCAGTAtgtctcagtctgtctcagaGTGTCTCTTTGTGTCTCAGAGTGTCTCTTTATGCCTCAGTCTGTCTCAGtccatttcagtctgtctgcaaaagtctgtatgtctgtgtgtctgatgtgTCCCAGTTTGTCTATCTcagtctgtctcagtgtgtctgagTCCATTTTAATTAGAGTGTTGATCCCTGCAAGTGGATCAGCATTGGATCTGTTGTCTGTTGTGTCCCAGTCAGTATCTCTCTGTGCAtctcagtgtgtcccagtgtgtgtcCCCGTCTTTAccatataaatgcctgccatttaccatttctctCCCCATTGAATTTCCCTGTTATTCTTGcctgactttgtgtgtgtggagggctgGTGGGTGGATATAGACCCTACAGCGTTTGTGTATGCCTAAATATGGATTTTTAATATGAAGTTTCAAGTGAATAGCTTTCAGACAGTCTCCAAGGTGGAGTTTCTTGTTATTCCACATTCAGAAATCTGTGTCAAACCATGCTCACCCATATCCTCTCTCTTATCTTCTTCCAACATCTTCCATTAACATTCTTTCTGAAAAATGTTGACGTTACATGTATTAGTTTTGATTGTTTATATCAAGTTTAAGCTTATATTACCTTATCCCTCTCCTGCATGCCGGCATGTGGGCTTACCTCCGTACCTGCTTGCCTCTCTCCAGCTTTGAGGAGATACTTGCAGAGAGTGATGGGGTCATGGTGGCTCGGGGGGACCTGGGTATTGAGATTCCTGCGGAGAAAGTCTTCATTGCCCAGAAGATGATGATTGGTCGTTGCAACTCTGCCGGAAAACCTGTTATCTGTGCCACTCAGGTCtgtgacacacgcacacagtctctTTCTCTACTGCTGACACTGTCtttctctatcacacacacgcactcacacacacacacacacacatatatacactcacacacacacacacacacacacactcacatacacatacacatgcacacacacacatacacacacatacacatgcacacacacatgcactcagacacacatacactcacacacacatacacatgcacacacacatgcactcacacacacatacacatgcacacacacatgcactcacacacacatacacaaacacaaatatacatgcaaacacacgcatgcacgcacgcacacatacacacacacaca is a window of Conger conger chromosome 1, fConCon1.1, whole genome shotgun sequence DNA encoding:
- the pklr gene encoding pyruvate kinase PKLR isoform X1, with the protein product MAARIRRYSDSMSLPDSFIQQQQLDASMADTFLEHLCLLDIDQQPITARNTSIICTIGPASRPVPRLQEMVKAGMDIARLNFSHGSHEYHGETIKNIREAVTTLTTDPLYYRPVAIALDTKGPEIRTGLVRGQVDGEVELERGAEVRLVTAESERNSTDGATVWVDYPSLPLVAEKGKTIFIDDGLIGLKVLETGPDWVQTRVKSGGLLCSRKGVNLPGADLINMPAVSAQDEADLRFGVTQGVDMVFASFIRNAEDVRAVRRALGEQGKDIKVVSKVESRQGVRNFEEILAESDGVMVARGDLGIEIPAEKVFIAQKMMIGRCNSAGKPVICATQMLESMVGHPRPTRAESSDVANAVLDGADCVMLSGETAKGHYPVEAVAMMHSICREAEAAIFHQQLFEDLRRLTPLSSDPTEVTAIGAVESSFKCCAGAIIVLTTTGRSAHLLSRYRPRCPIIAVTRSERVSRQSQLLRGVFPALYRAPPHPVWADDVDNRVNFGMDIGKARGFYKPGHMVIVMTGWSPGSGHTNIMRAVPVI
- the pklr gene encoding pyruvate kinase PKLR isoform X2; the encoded protein is MSLPDSFIQQQQLDASMADTFLEHLCLLDIDQQPITARNTSIICTIGPASRPVPRLQEMVKAGMDIARLNFSHGSHEYHGETIKNIREAVTTLTTDPLYYRPVAIALDTKGPEIRTGLVRGQVDGEVELERGAEVRLVTAESERNSTDGATVWVDYPSLPLVAEKGKTIFIDDGLIGLKVLETGPDWVQTRVKSGGLLCSRKGVNLPGADLINMPAVSAQDEADLRFGVTQGVDMVFASFIRNAEDVRAVRRALGEQGKDIKVVSKVESRQGVRNFEEILAESDGVMVARGDLGIEIPAEKVFIAQKMMIGRCNSAGKPVICATQMLESMVGHPRPTRAESSDVANAVLDGADCVMLSGETAKGHYPVEAVAMMHSICREAEAAIFHQQLFEDLRRLTPLSSDPTEVTAIGAVESSFKCCAGAIIVLTTTGRSAHLLSRYRPRCPIIAVTRSERVSRQSQLLRGVFPALYRAPPHPVWADDVDNRVNFGMDIGKARGFYKPGHMVIVMTGWSPGSGHTNIMRAVPVI